From the Gadus chalcogrammus isolate NIFS_2021 chromosome 15, NIFS_Gcha_1.0, whole genome shotgun sequence genome, one window contains:
- the LOC130405219 gene encoding uncharacterized protein LOC130405219 codes for MGRICEVRNCGKISRKRSCHRLPLNTPKSHRVRKLWLSFLGFDINTPVNVLREANHRVCAFHFRPEDYLKSTSHRKKCPKRLHLKRAAVPTLCGPTLDEEDLGAVGGVVDQPSTSSISLVLTSPQPRPHQSNKSPRKSLSGSYLAFPVIRERLSLSPDDCETEMLQMDTSISSVIEDDPKDMSFSLSQQSSSSETSSSSASEEQGEWDERKWIVNESSIMQLFRTCHICAAQITDKKVTTTGSQLKIEWTCLNNHHGKWASCPDARGMAQNNLLVSAATLFSGTTFTEVHEWASILNLQLLKKSQYYSIQSDYLIPVVHFAYKDHHENLIKRLIRQKAEGESIELCGDARSDSPGECVFFL; via the exons ATGGGAAGAATTTGTGAGGTCAGAAACTGCGGGAAGATCTCTAGAAAAAGGAGTTGTCATCGGCTTCCTCTCAACACACCTAAAAGTCATAGAGTCAGAAAGTTGTGGCTTTCATTCCTCGGGTTCGACATAAACACCCCAGTAAATGTACTTCGGGAAGCCAACCATCGCGTTTGCGCCTTTCACTTTCGGCCTGAGGACTACCTGAAATCAACAAGTCATCGAAAGAAGTGTCCGAAGAGACTGCATCTGAAAAGGGCAGCTGTACCTACGCTTTGTGGACCAACGCTAGACGAAGAAGACCTCGGG GCTGTTGGCGGTGTGGTGGACCAGCCTTCTACCTCCAGCATATCCTTGGTCCTCACCAGTCCACAGCCACGGCCTCACCAATCCAATAAATCCCCAAGGAAGTCCTTATCTGGCAGTTACCTTGCTTTCCCTGTGATCAGGGAGAGGCTCTCACTATCT CCGGATGATTGTGAAACTGAGATGCTTCAAATGGACACAAGCATTTCCTCAGTCATTGAGGATGACCCAAAAGACATGAGCTTCAGCCTCAGTCAACAGTCAAGTTCAAGTGAAACCTCCAGTTCAAGTGCCTCAGAAGAGCAAGGGGAGTGGGATGAAAGAAAATGGATTGTGAACGAGTCTAGCATCATGCAACTGTTTAGAACATGCCATATATGTGCCGCACAAATCACTGATAAAAAAGTGACAACTACAGGCAGCCAACTAAAGATTGAATGGACATGTTTGAATAATCATCATGGCAAGTGGGCATCATGTCCTGATGCAAGAGGAATGGCACAGAATAACTTGCTTGTTTCTGCTGCTACGCTTTTCTCTGGAACAACTTTCACTGAAGTACACGAGTGGGCCAGCATCCTAAACTTGCAACTCTTGAAGAAATCCCAGTACTACTCCATCCAATCCGACTACCTTATTCCAGTAGTACACTTTGCATACAAGGATCATCATGAGAATCTCATTAAGCGACTTATTAGACAAAAGGCTGAAGGCGAGTCCATAGAGCTTTGTGGAGATGCCAGGTCTGACTCACcaggtgagtgtgttttttttctttaa